Proteins encoded together in one Meles meles chromosome 7, mMelMel3.1 paternal haplotype, whole genome shotgun sequence window:
- the CCDC77 gene encoding coiled-coil domain-containing protein 77 isoform X1, translated as MNFTPVRTPVCRKPTTVSKHDVPSGFSGPNKWKRKSFLDSIESTPLPSTEDRLAVLCPSQELLEYYQKKMAECEEENEDLLKKLELYKAACDAQHKLEWDLQQREEEIAELQKALSDIQVCLFQEREHVLRLYSENDRLRIREIEDKKKIQNLLALVGTDTGEVTYFYKEPPNKVSIHSKTIQAVGICEQNESSSAFRTDSKVNKKKPAMREKEESSEQYQRDIQTLILQVESLQAQLEEQTKLSREQVEGLMEDRRIRIEEIQVHHQRNQDKIKELTKNLHHTQELLYESTKDFLQLRFESQNKEKSWMLEKDHLMSKIKQYSMQCKKKEEKIGKVWPVIHETHHNQNEYIKSLKDKLVQEKKLSNMYQEQCISLEEELARIREEEGVRREIFKDRTNKMGKRLQVMTRRYEALENRRVLEVEGFKTDIKILRQKLKHLEQILYKATLNAQANQDLAILCEVRDSNRRAHKLQGELKNLKSKVFGLENELRLC; from the exons ATGAACTTTACCCCAGTGCGTACCCCCGTCTGCAGAAA GCCGACGACTGTCTCCAAACACGATGTTCCCTCTGGCTTCAGTGGTCCTAACAAGTGGAAGAGAAAGTCTTTCTTGGATTCGATAGAGTCGACTCCCTTGCCTTCCACGGAAGATCGTCTGGCTGTCCTCTGCCCTTCTCAGGAGCTTCTGGAATATTACCAAAAGAAGATGGCCGAGTgtgaggaagaaaatgaggaCCTGCTGAAGAAACTGGAACTCTACAAAGCAGCTTGTGATGCACAG caTAAACTAGAATGGGATTtgcagcagagggaggaagagattgCCGAATTGCAGAAAGCTCTAAGCGATATACAGGTCTGCCTCTTCCAGGAGCGGGAACATGTTTTACGCCTCTACTCAGAAAACGACCGACTGAGAATCAG GGAGatagaagacaagaaaaagattCAGAATCTCTTGGCTCTTGTGGGCACAGACACTGGAGAAGTGACCTATTTTTATAAGGAGCCTCCAAACAAA GTCAGCATTCACTCCAAGACTATCCAGGCTGTAGGCATATGTGAACAGAATGAATCTTCCTCAGCTTTCAGAACAG attctaaagtaaacaaaaaaaaaccagcaatgagagagaaggaagaaagttcTGAGCAATATCAGAGAGACATACAAACACTTATCCTACAG GTGGAATCACTGCAGGCTCAGCTGGAAGAGCAGACCAAGCTTTCTAGAGAGCAAGTTGAAGGGCTCATGGAGGACAGACGGATTCGCATTGAGGAAATACAAGTACATCaccagagaaatcaggacaaaatcAAAGAGCTTACCAAAAA TCTCCATCACACCCAAGAACTTCTCTATGAGAGCACGAAAGACTTTTTGCAACTCAGATTTGaaagccaaaataaagagaagtcGTGGATGCTTGAAAAGGATCATTTGATGTCGAAGATTAAGCAATACAGCATGCAgtgtaaaaagaaagaagaaaaaattggaaaagttTGGCCAGTCATTCATGAGACTCATCATAaccaaaatgaatatattaag TCCCTAAAGGATAAGTTAGTTCAAGAGAAAAAATTGTCCAACATGTATCAAGAGCAGTGCATTTCCCTAGAAGAAGAACTTGCCCGAATTCGTGAGGAAGAGGGAGTGAGGAGAGAGATCTTCAAG GATCGCACTAACAAGATGGGGAAGCGTTTACAGGTGATGACAAGACGCTATGAGGCCTTGGAGAATCGGCGCGTCCTGGAAGTAGAAGGCTTTAAGACGGATATTAAGATTCTTCGGCAAAAGCTGAAACACTTGGAGCAAATCCTCTATAAG GCAACACTGAATGCCCAGGCAAACCAGGATCTTGCCATTCTGTGTGAGGTGCGTGACAGCAATAGACGGGCACATAAGCTGCAAGGAGAACTGAAGAACCTTAAGTCCAAAGTCTTTGGTCTGGAGAATGAACTTAGACTCTGTTGA
- the CCDC77 gene encoding coiled-coil domain-containing protein 77 isoform X2 — MNFTPVRTPVCRKPTTVSKHDVPSGFSGPNKWKRKSFLDSIESTPLPSTEDRLAVLCPSQELLEYYQKKMAECEEENEDLLKKLELYKAACDAQEREHVLRLYSENDRLRIREIEDKKKIQNLLALVGTDTGEVTYFYKEPPNKVSIHSKTIQAVGICEQNESSSAFRTDSKVNKKKPAMREKEESSEQYQRDIQTLILQVESLQAQLEEQTKLSREQVEGLMEDRRIRIEEIQVHHQRNQDKIKELTKNLHHTQELLYESTKDFLQLRFESQNKEKSWMLEKDHLMSKIKQYSMQCKKKEEKIGKVWPVIHETHHNQNEYIKSLKDKLVQEKKLSNMYQEQCISLEEELARIREEEGVRREIFKDRTNKMGKRLQVMTRRYEALENRRVLEVEGFKTDIKILRQKLKHLEQILYKATLNAQANQDLAILCEVRDSNRRAHKLQGELKNLKSKVFGLENELRLC, encoded by the exons ATGAACTTTACCCCAGTGCGTACCCCCGTCTGCAGAAA GCCGACGACTGTCTCCAAACACGATGTTCCCTCTGGCTTCAGTGGTCCTAACAAGTGGAAGAGAAAGTCTTTCTTGGATTCGATAGAGTCGACTCCCTTGCCTTCCACGGAAGATCGTCTGGCTGTCCTCTGCCCTTCTCAGGAGCTTCTGGAATATTACCAAAAGAAGATGGCCGAGTgtgaggaagaaaatgaggaCCTGCTGAAGAAACTGGAACTCTACAAAGCAGCTTGTGATGCACAG GAGCGGGAACATGTTTTACGCCTCTACTCAGAAAACGACCGACTGAGAATCAG GGAGatagaagacaagaaaaagattCAGAATCTCTTGGCTCTTGTGGGCACAGACACTGGAGAAGTGACCTATTTTTATAAGGAGCCTCCAAACAAA GTCAGCATTCACTCCAAGACTATCCAGGCTGTAGGCATATGTGAACAGAATGAATCTTCCTCAGCTTTCAGAACAG attctaaagtaaacaaaaaaaaaccagcaatgagagagaaggaagaaagttcTGAGCAATATCAGAGAGACATACAAACACTTATCCTACAG GTGGAATCACTGCAGGCTCAGCTGGAAGAGCAGACCAAGCTTTCTAGAGAGCAAGTTGAAGGGCTCATGGAGGACAGACGGATTCGCATTGAGGAAATACAAGTACATCaccagagaaatcaggacaaaatcAAAGAGCTTACCAAAAA TCTCCATCACACCCAAGAACTTCTCTATGAGAGCACGAAAGACTTTTTGCAACTCAGATTTGaaagccaaaataaagagaagtcGTGGATGCTTGAAAAGGATCATTTGATGTCGAAGATTAAGCAATACAGCATGCAgtgtaaaaagaaagaagaaaaaattggaaaagttTGGCCAGTCATTCATGAGACTCATCATAaccaaaatgaatatattaag TCCCTAAAGGATAAGTTAGTTCAAGAGAAAAAATTGTCCAACATGTATCAAGAGCAGTGCATTTCCCTAGAAGAAGAACTTGCCCGAATTCGTGAGGAAGAGGGAGTGAGGAGAGAGATCTTCAAG GATCGCACTAACAAGATGGGGAAGCGTTTACAGGTGATGACAAGACGCTATGAGGCCTTGGAGAATCGGCGCGTCCTGGAAGTAGAAGGCTTTAAGACGGATATTAAGATTCTTCGGCAAAAGCTGAAACACTTGGAGCAAATCCTCTATAAG GCAACACTGAATGCCCAGGCAAACCAGGATCTTGCCATTCTGTGTGAGGTGCGTGACAGCAATAGACGGGCACATAAGCTGCAAGGAGAACTGAAGAACCTTAAGTCCAAAGTCTTTGGTCTGGAGAATGAACTTAGACTCTGTTGA